From the genome of Hymenobacter sp. PAMC 26628, one region includes:
- a CDS encoding tetratricopeptide repeat protein has product MTEADAPAVRVWQETVTIPTYGTGEPDKNPMFFEKRVYQGSSGAVYPYPVIDKILDDKQDRDYVGLFLENRYLKILILPELGGRVQMAYDKLRQRHFVYYNQVIKPALVGLTGPWISGGIEFNWPQHHRPSTFEPVDFRLEEHEDGSKTVWVNEVERMFHTKGLTGFTLHPDRAYLQIDAQLYNRTPLPQTFLWWANPAVRVNDDYQSVFPPDVNAVFDHGKRDVSSFPIATGTYYKVDYAPGTDISRYRNIPVPTSYMAIRSAYDFVGGYEHDTQAGLLHVADHHVSPGKKQWTWGHSDFGRAWDRNLTDDDGPYIELMTGLFTDNQPDFTWLMPYEEKTFTQYFLPYQALGVVKNATKDLLVNLEVVGSEAVVQVFATSVQPRCQVQLRVNGQLVLDDVRDLAPEAGYAQRVALPAGTAEAALLLLVRDAAGAELIRYEPALNQQNELPQPARPALEPQEIATTEQLFLTGQHLEQYRHATYSPVPYYEEALRRDPQDARSNNALGGWLLRRGQFARSEPYFRRAVATLTERNPNPYDGEPYYNLGLSLLYQNQPDAAYDAFFKATWSGAWQDAAYLAVARLDVARSHYTRALTHIDWALDRNARSGQAHVVKAVALRLLGQPGAALDACTEALRRDGFNLGAWFERALAHRASGQAAAADDSLAQLRTLARGDARNYLEYALDYAALGRPADALALLQLALPTIDPLVYYHLANLSQQAGDAAQAREYARQAAALPAAPYFPNRLEDIAALQAAAALDPADARAPYLLGNLWYDKRQYDEAIAQWELAASRDPAFPTVLRNLGIAYFNQRHQPETALACFEKAFALDPTDARVFMELVQLGRRLSTPPAQQLARLEQHGPLVEMRDDLYLERVALYNQLDQPARAFELLLARQFHPWEGGEGKVSGQYLRCLTELAKADLQHGRPEDAIGLLRQALAPGYPHSLGEGKLPATPENEVCYWLGCAYDALGQAEAARQAWQQATVGSSEPAAALFYNDQQPDQIFYQGRAWEKLGEPQPARAIFDKLLHYGQQHAADEVKLDYFAVSLPDLLIFEDDLNRRNALHCRYLTGLGYLGLGQLAQAQAAFRFVLTQDAMHTGAHTHYHLADGLG; this is encoded by the coding sequence ATGACTGAAGCAGATGCGCCCGCCGTGCGGGTATGGCAGGAAACGGTAACCATTCCCACCTACGGCACCGGGGAGCCCGACAAGAACCCCATGTTTTTCGAGAAGCGCGTGTACCAGGGCAGCAGCGGCGCGGTGTACCCCTACCCGGTCATCGACAAGATTCTGGACGACAAGCAGGACCGGGACTACGTGGGCTTGTTTTTGGAAAACCGGTACCTGAAAATCCTGATTTTGCCGGAGCTGGGCGGCCGCGTGCAAATGGCCTACGACAAGCTCCGGCAGCGGCATTTCGTGTACTACAACCAGGTCATCAAGCCCGCGCTCGTGGGCCTGACGGGCCCTTGGATTTCCGGGGGCATCGAATTTAACTGGCCCCAGCACCACCGCCCGAGCACGTTTGAGCCCGTCGATTTCCGCCTGGAAGAACACGAAGATGGCAGCAAAACGGTGTGGGTGAACGAGGTGGAGCGCATGTTCCACACCAAGGGGCTGACCGGGTTCACCCTGCACCCCGACCGGGCCTACCTCCAAATCGACGCGCAGCTCTACAACCGGACCCCGCTCCCCCAGACCTTTCTGTGGTGGGCCAACCCGGCCGTGCGGGTCAACGACGATTACCAGTCGGTGTTTCCGCCGGACGTGAACGCCGTGTTCGACCACGGCAAGCGCGACGTGTCGTCGTTTCCCATCGCCACGGGCACCTACTACAAGGTGGACTACGCGCCCGGCACCGACATTTCCCGCTACCGCAACATCCCGGTGCCCACGTCTTACATGGCCATCCGGTCGGCGTACGACTTCGTGGGCGGCTACGAGCACGATACCCAGGCGGGGCTGCTGCACGTGGCCGACCACCACGTATCGCCCGGCAAAAAGCAGTGGACCTGGGGGCATTCCGATTTTGGGCGCGCCTGGGACCGCAACCTCACCGACGATGACGGCCCCTACATCGAGTTGATGACCGGCCTGTTCACCGATAACCAGCCCGATTTTACCTGGCTGATGCCTTACGAGGAGAAGACCTTCACGCAGTATTTTTTGCCCTACCAGGCCCTGGGGGTGGTCAAAAACGCCACGAAAGACTTGCTGGTGAACCTGGAAGTTGTGGGCAGCGAAGCCGTGGTGCAGGTGTTTGCCACGTCGGTGCAGCCCCGCTGCCAGGTGCAGCTGCGCGTGAATGGGCAGCTGGTGCTGGACGACGTCCGGGACCTGGCCCCGGAAGCCGGCTACGCGCAGCGCGTGGCCCTGCCGGCCGGCACGGCCGAAGCGGCGCTCCTGCTGCTGGTGCGCGACGCGGCCGGGGCGGAGCTGATTCGCTACGAGCCGGCCCTGAACCAACAAAACGAGTTGCCGCAGCCGGCCCGCCCGGCGCTGGAGCCGCAGGAAATCGCCACCACTGAGCAGCTGTTTCTCACCGGCCAGCACCTGGAGCAGTACCGCCACGCCACCTACAGCCCGGTACCCTACTACGAGGAAGCCCTCCGGCGCGACCCGCAGGACGCGCGCAGCAACAACGCCCTGGGCGGCTGGCTGCTGCGACGGGGCCAGTTTGCCCGGAGCGAGCCGTACTTCCGCCGGGCCGTGGCGACCCTCACCGAGCGCAACCCCAATCCCTACGACGGCGAGCCGTACTACAACCTGGGGTTGAGCCTGCTTTACCAAAACCAGCCGGATGCCGCTTACGACGCCTTTTTCAAGGCCACCTGGTCCGGGGCCTGGCAGGACGCGGCCTACCTGGCCGTGGCGCGGCTGGACGTGGCCCGCAGCCACTACACGCGGGCGCTGACTCACATCGACTGGGCCCTGGACCGCAACGCCCGCAGCGGCCAGGCGCACGTAGTGAAAGCCGTGGCCCTGCGCCTGCTTGGGCAGCCCGGCGCGGCGCTCGACGCCTGCACCGAAGCGCTGCGGCGCGACGGCTTCAACCTCGGCGCGTGGTTCGAGCGGGCCCTGGCCCACCGCGCCTCCGGCCAAGCGGCTGCGGCCGACGACAGCCTGGCGCAGCTGCGAACGCTGGCGCGCGGGGACGCCCGCAATTACCTGGAATACGCCTTGGACTACGCCGCGCTCGGCCGGCCAGCCGACGCGCTGGCGCTCCTGCAACTGGCTTTGCCCACCATCGACCCGCTGGTGTATTATCACCTGGCCAACCTGAGCCAACAAGCCGGCGACGCTGCCCAGGCGCGGGAATACGCCCGGCAAGCGGCCGCGCTGCCGGCGGCACCCTACTTTCCCAACCGGCTGGAAGACATCGCGGCGCTGCAAGCGGCGGCCGCGCTCGACCCAGCCGATGCCCGCGCGCCCTACCTGCTGGGCAACCTCTGGTACGACAAGCGCCAGTACGACGAAGCCATTGCCCAGTGGGAGCTGGCTGCTAGCCGCGACCCCGCCTTCCCAACGGTGTTGCGCAACCTGGGCATTGCCTACTTCAACCAGCGCCACCAGCCGGAAACGGCGTTGGCCTGCTTCGAAAAGGCCTTCGCCCTGGACCCAACCGATGCGCGGGTATTTATGGAACTGGTCCAGCTGGGCCGCCGACTCAGCACCCCGCCCGCGCAACAATTGGCCCGGCTGGAACAACACGGGCCGCTGGTGGAGATGCGCGACGATTTATACCTGGAGCGCGTGGCCCTCTACAATCAGCTCGACCAGCCTGCCCGCGCCTTTGAGCTGCTGCTGGCCCGGCAGTTTCATCCCTGGGAAGGCGGCGAAGGCAAGGTGTCGGGGCAGTACCTCCGCTGCCTGACAGAGCTGGCCAAAGCCGACCTACAGCACGGCCGGCCCGAAGATGCCATCGGGCTGCTGCGCCAGGCCCTAGCCCCCGGCTACCCGCACAGCCTGGGCGAGGGCAAGCTGCCGGCTACCCCTGAAAATGAGGTTTGTTACTGGCTGGGCTGCGCCTACGATGCCCTCGGCCAGGCCGAGGCGGCGCGCCAGGCCTGGCAGCAGGCCACCGTGGGCAGCAGCGAGCCGGCTGCTGCCCTGTTTTACAACGACCAGCAGCCCGACCAGATTTTTTATCAGGGCCGGGCCTGGGAAAAGCTGGGCGAGCCGCAGCCGGCGCGGGCCATCTTCGACAAGCTGCTGCACTACGGCCAGCAGCACGCGGCCGACGAGGTAAAACTTGATTACTTCGCCGTGTCGCTACCCGATTTGCTCATCTTCGAAGACGACCTTAATCGCCGCAACGCCCTGCATTGCCGCTATCTGACCGGGCTGGGCTACCTGGGCCTGGGGCAGCTCGCCCAGGCCCA
- a CDS encoding sugar porter family MFS transporter encodes MASNFNSSPVAPPAVTGAAYNTAYIVGIAFISALGGYLFGFDFAVISGALPFLRVAFGLNAWWEGFLTGSLALGCIAGCLVAGRLADRYGRRPGLMLAAGIFAASSLGMAFAPSLGVFVVMRFLAGIGVGMASMLSPLYIAEISPAAVRGRNVAINQLTIVLGILVTNVVNYALSDNGPDVWRLMFGLGAVPAALFLLGLVWLPESPRWLATTGQVAQARAVLGKLGNAPFVDATLRDITAAVPGGPAPAFRAVLARSVRPAMVVGITLAVFQQLCGINVVFNYTSTIFAAAGATLDRQLLETVGIGVVNLAFTLVAMLLVDRLGRRPLLLFGSLGLAVLYLVLAFLLQRHAAPGLVSVVVLLAIGTYGLSLAPVTWVLISEIFPNHIRGVAASVATVSLWGAYFVLVFTFPILAQAIGTYGPFYLYAGICLLGFLFIRARVKETKGQTLEQLEQRYTQPGPEGR; translated from the coding sequence ATGGCCAGTAATTTCAACTCTTCACCCGTTGCGCCGCCCGCCGTGACCGGCGCGGCTTACAACACCGCCTACATTGTGGGCATTGCGTTTATCTCGGCGCTGGGCGGCTATTTGTTCGGGTTTGACTTTGCCGTGATTTCCGGGGCCCTGCCTTTTTTACGGGTAGCGTTCGGCCTGAATGCCTGGTGGGAAGGCTTCCTCACCGGTTCGCTGGCCCTGGGGTGCATCGCGGGGTGCCTGGTGGCCGGCCGGCTGGCCGACCGCTACGGCCGCCGGCCGGGGCTGATGCTGGCGGCGGGCATCTTCGCGGCCTCGTCGCTGGGCATGGCGTTCGCGCCTTCCCTGGGCGTGTTCGTGGTGATGCGCTTCCTAGCCGGCATCGGGGTGGGCATGGCCTCCATGCTCAGCCCGCTGTACATCGCCGAAATATCGCCGGCCGCCGTGCGGGGCCGCAACGTGGCTATCAACCAGCTCACCATCGTGCTGGGCATTCTGGTGACCAACGTAGTGAACTATGCCCTCTCGGACAACGGCCCCGACGTGTGGCGGTTGATGTTTGGGCTGGGCGCGGTACCGGCTGCACTTTTCCTGCTGGGCCTGGTCTGGCTGCCGGAAAGCCCGCGGTGGCTGGCCACCACCGGCCAGGTGGCGCAGGCCCGCGCCGTGCTCGGCAAACTAGGCAATGCGCCTTTCGTGGACGCGACGCTGCGCGATATCACCGCCGCGGTGCCCGGTGGTCCGGCTCCGGCCTTCCGGGCGGTGCTGGCCCGGAGCGTGCGGCCGGCGATGGTGGTGGGCATCACCCTGGCGGTGTTTCAGCAGCTGTGCGGCATCAACGTGGTGTTCAATTATACGTCCACCATTTTTGCCGCCGCCGGGGCCACCCTCGACCGGCAGCTGCTCGAAACCGTGGGTATCGGCGTGGTGAACCTGGCTTTTACGCTGGTGGCCATGCTGCTGGTGGACCGGCTGGGGCGGCGCCCGTTGCTGCTCTTTGGCTCGCTGGGCCTGGCGGTGCTGTACTTGGTGCTGGCATTTCTGTTGCAGCGCCACGCCGCGCCGGGGCTGGTTTCGGTGGTGGTGCTGCTGGCCATCGGCACCTATGGGCTGTCGCTGGCCCCGGTGACGTGGGTGCTTATTTCCGAGATTTTCCCCAACCACATCCGCGGGGTGGCCGCTTCCGTGGCCACCGTGTCGCTGTGGGGCGCCTACTTCGTGCTGGTCTTCACCTTCCCCATTCTGGCGCAAGCCATTGGCACTTACGGGCCTTTCTACCTGTACGCCGGCATCTGCCTGCTGGGCTTCCTGTTCATCCGGGCCCGGGTAAAGGAAACCAAAGGCCAGACCCTGGAGCAGCTAGAGCAGCGCTATACTCAACCCGGCCCCGAAGGCCGATAA
- a CDS encoding DUF4861 family protein — MTGFPLSSGLLVLFLAMNAPASRTQAGPVPGRIVLRNPQRTARASEIIRIARSRFQGVGVGYFPLVKKGAKTYVTQLVDTDADGRWDELLLEASLGANARDTLRLTWVRAGQQPAFAKLTNVRFSRKTKTGQPEAEIPFLERPRGFTQNIADPVYQLEGPGIENDKVEFRAFFDRRNGKDVYGKIRLEPVLEQVGVTGSWHMLQPWRWWRPCSCT, encoded by the coding sequence ATGACTGGCTTCCCCCTGAGCAGCGGCTTGCTGGTGCTGTTTCTTGCAATGAATGCCCCCGCGAGCCGGACCCAGGCCGGGCCCGTACCGGGCCGGATTGTGCTGCGCAACCCGCAGCGAACCGCCCGCGCCAGCGAAATTATCCGCATTGCCCGGTCGCGCTTTCAAGGCGTGGGGGTCGGCTATTTTCCGCTGGTGAAGAAAGGAGCCAAAACGTACGTCACCCAACTCGTTGACACCGACGCGGACGGCCGGTGGGACGAGTTGCTGCTCGAAGCATCGCTCGGCGCCAACGCCCGCGATACGCTACGCCTGACGTGGGTGCGGGCCGGCCAGCAGCCGGCCTTTGCAAAGCTGACCAACGTGCGCTTCAGCCGCAAAACCAAAACGGGCCAGCCCGAGGCGGAAATACCCTTCTTGGAGCGCCCGCGCGGGTTCACGCAGAACATTGCCGACCCGGTTTACCAGCTGGAAGGGCCGGGGATTGAGAACGATAAAGTGGAATTCCGGGCGTTTTTTGACCGGCGCAACGGCAAGGACGTGTACGGCAAAATCCGGCTGGAACCGGTGCTGGAGCAGGTGGGCGTGACCGGCAGTTGGCACATGCTGCAACCCTGGCGCTGGTGGCGGCCATGTTCCTGCACATGA
- a CDS encoding alpha/beta hydrolase, translating into MKPLSFLRAVGFMLLASSPGLAQQVIPLYTGTIPDSNPSELQEVSVTPPGGGVRVSTVVQPNLTVFLPDPATANGTAVIICPGGGYGFLAVDSEGNDVAKRLNLMGVAAFVLKYRLPNDQSQPDKSIAPLLDAQQALRLVRQQAAKYSVNPERIGLMGFSAGGHLAATAGTHFAQPVGASPGPESVRPAFLVLLYPVISFTDSLAHKGSRNKLLGPTPSAEQVRLYSNELQVTAQTPPTFLVHAQNDEWVRVGNSLVFYQACLRHGVPVEMHLYPKGSHGFGLNNRTTKDQWPDRLRNWLDANGWLTK; encoded by the coding sequence ATGAAACCACTTTCGTTCCTGCGTGCGGTCGGCTTCATGCTGCTGGCTTCGAGCCCAGGACTCGCGCAGCAGGTCATCCCGCTCTATACCGGCACCATTCCCGATTCGAACCCCAGCGAGCTGCAGGAGGTCAGCGTCACCCCGCCCGGTGGCGGCGTGCGCGTTTCCACCGTGGTGCAGCCCAACCTGACGGTTTTCCTGCCCGACCCCGCCACGGCCAACGGCACGGCGGTCATCATCTGCCCCGGTGGCGGCTACGGCTTCCTGGCCGTTGATAGCGAAGGCAACGATGTGGCCAAGCGCCTCAACCTGATGGGCGTGGCGGCCTTCGTGCTTAAATACCGCTTGCCCAATGACCAGAGCCAGCCCGACAAATCCATCGCGCCGCTGCTCGACGCGCAGCAGGCCCTGCGCCTAGTGCGCCAGCAAGCGGCCAAGTATAGTGTTAACCCCGAGCGGATTGGGCTGATGGGCTTTTCGGCTGGGGGCCACCTGGCGGCCACGGCGGGCACGCATTTCGCCCAGCCCGTGGGGGCCAGCCCCGGCCCGGAGTCGGTGCGGCCGGCGTTTCTGGTGCTGCTCTACCCGGTCATCAGTTTCACCGACAGCCTGGCCCACAAAGGCTCGCGCAATAAGTTGTTGGGGCCCACCCCATCGGCGGAGCAGGTGCGGCTGTATTCCAACGAGTTGCAGGTGACGGCCCAGACGCCGCCCACCTTCCTGGTGCACGCCCAGAACGACGAGTGGGTACGCGTCGGCAACAGCCTCGTGTTTTACCAGGCCTGCCTGCGCCACGGCGTGCCGGTCGAAATGCACCTCTACCCCAAGGGCAGCCACGGCTTCGGCCTTAACAACAGAACCACCAAAGACCAGTGGCCCGACCGCCTGCGCAACTGGCTCGATGCCAACGGCTGGCTGACCAAATAG